In Panicum virgatum strain AP13 chromosome 4N, P.virgatum_v5, whole genome shotgun sequence, a single window of DNA contains:
- the LOC120670083 gene encoding DEAD-box ATP-dependent RNA helicase 31-like isoform X1, translating into MRRHHHLLALLRRAAASASTACQRADPLLHLNHAPPRNGAAGLFSPRLLSSRGRSVAGAAKSLVEDEADLSDWISDLKTDSCHLGLSSGDEGDAPSTRRSPAGASRGGRGGRDSRGSFSRSRFGGGEFGGDRRGGFERRGRVMSSDLDDDEDDSGFGSSRGRRGRGGRSSGLAMRGGRGNGFDDEAGFRSPRGQRGRGGRGSGVVRRGGRYSDLDDGDAAAGFGPSKGRHGRGGRMSGFSQRRGRGSDDSEEDDDDDAIGFGRSDRMQHRGGRKGGRAESVGPHQGRNRSDLGVSRRGGRYSDLDDNDYDHDIGFGSSRGRHGRGGRMSGMSQRRGRESDLDDDNDDDDVVGFGDSGAREVKKFDFGLSEDDDEVGEVDEDDDPSGLEDDLIDDEGSKESGSFKLDKEEAVKHKSIAGTSTRGGDSYLSQKRFDECPLSPLTLRGVKAAGYDRMTAVQEATLPIILQGKDVLAKARTGTGKTVAFLLPAIEVVSKLPPVDRDQKRPPISVVVVCPTRELADQAAAEANKLLKFHPSIGVQLVIGGTRMALEQKRMHTNPCQILVATPGRLRDHMENTPGFATRLMGVKVLILDEADRLLDMGFRSDIEKIVAALPKQRQTLLFSATVPDEVRQVCHIAMKRDLEFVNTVPEGSEETHSQVKQMHLIAPLDKQFSILYGLLTDHISENVDYKVIVFCTTAKVTSLVAELLSELKLNVREIHSRKPQSYRTRISKEFKESKGLILVSSDVSARGVDYPNVTLVVQLGVPTDREQYIHRLGRTGRKGNEGAGVLLLAPWEEYFLRSIKDLPITEATQPLIDLDTKKKGCMFSFLRYMMFNAVQVDKALAHVEVKDKESAYQAWLGYYNSNKFIGRDKYQLVSLANEFSRSMGLNNPPAVPKLVLRKMGLNNIPGLRAK; encoded by the exons atgcggcgccaccaccacctcctcgccctcctccgccgcgccgccgcttccgcctCCACCGCATGCCAGCGCGCGgaccccctcctccacctcaaCCACGCCCCACCCCGAAATGGCGCCGCCGGGCTCTTCTCCCCGCGCCTCTTATCCTCCCGCGGCCGCTCCGTGGCCGGCGCCGCTAAGAGCCTGGTGGAGGACGAGGCGGACCTCAGCGACTGGATTAGCGACCTCAAGACCGATTCGTGCCACCTCGGGCTCAGCAGCGGCGACGAAGGCGACGCTCCATCCACCCGCAGGtcccccgccggcgcctccaGGGGCGGGCGGGGTGGGCGGGACTCGAGGGGTTCGTTCTCGAGGTCGAGGTTTGGCGGCGGTGAGTTCGGTGGCGATAGGCGCGGCGGCTTCGAGCGGAGGGGGAGGGTAATGAGTAGTGACctggatgatgatgaggatgattCCGGGTTTGGTTCCTCAAGGGGAAGGCGGGGGCGGGGTGGGAGGTCGTCCGGGCTTGCgatgagaggagggaggggaaatGGGTTTGATGACGAGGCTGGGTTTAGGTCTCCTAGGGGGCAACGAGGTCGTGGTGGGAGAGGGTCAGGTGTGGTGCGGAGGGGCGGGAGGTACAGTGATTTGGATGAtggtgatgctgctgctggatttGGGCCTTCCAAGGGAAGACATGGTCGTGGTGGAAGGATGTCTGGTTTCTCgcagagaagaggaagaggcagtgATGACAGTgaggaggatgatgatgatgatgccatTGGGTTTGGGCGTTCCGACAGAATGCAGCATCGAGGTGGCAGGAAAGGGGGAAGGGCAGAGAGTGTTGGACCACATCAAGGCCGGAACAGGAGTGATTTGGGTGTGTCGCGGAGGGGTGGGAGGTATAGTGATTTGGATGATAATGACTATGATCATGACATTGGATTTGGATCCTCGAGAGGAAGACATGGTCGTGGTGGAAGGATGTCTGGTATGTCGCAGAGAAGAGGGAGGGAAAGTGATTTGGATGACGACAATGACGATGATGATGTGGTTGGCTTTGGTGATTCTGGTGCTAGGGAAGTGAAAAAGTTTGATTTTGGCTTGTCagaggatgatgatgaggtGGGGGAAGTTGATGAGGATGATGACCCATCAGGTTTAGAAGATGATCTTATTGATGATGAGGGCAGTAAGGAGTCTGGATCTTTTAAATTAGACAAAGAAGAGGCAGTTAAACATAAGAGTATAGCGGGCACAAGTACTAGAGGCGGTGATTCTTATCTGAGCCAGAAAAG GTTTGATGAATGCCCACTATCTCCCTTGACACTAAGAGGTGTTAAGGCTGCTGGATATGACAGAATGACTGCTGTACAGGAGGCTACTCTTCCCATCATACTTCAAG GGAAGGATGTATTAGCCAAAGCAAGGACTGGAACTGGAAAAACTGTAGCTTTCTTG CTTCCGGCCATTGAAGTTGTCTCAAAATTACCACCTGTCGATCGTGATCAAAAGAGGCCTCCCATCAGTGTTGTTGTAGTGTGCCCTACACGTGAGCTTGCTGATCAGGCTGCTGCAGAAGCTAACAAGCTTCTTAAATTCCATCCATCAATTGGAGTGCAGCTTGTAATAGGTGGCACTAGAATGGCTCTTGAACAGAAGCGCATGCATACTAACCCTTGCCAG ATTCTAGTAGCTACTCCAGGAAGGCTTAGGGATCATATGGAGAACACACCAGGGTTTGCTACAAGGTTAATGGGAGTCAAAGTTctaattcttgatgaagctgaTCGCTTGTTAGATATGGGATTCCGATCTGATATTGAGAAAATAGTGGCTGCACTCCCAAAACAACGTCAAACACTCCTATTTTCTGCGACAGTTCCGGATGAG GTTCGTCAAGTATGTCACATTGCCATGAAAAGGGATCTTGAATTTGTCAACACAGTTCCAGAAGGAAGTGAAGAAACACATTCTCAG GTGAAACAAATGCATTTAATTGCACCACTAGACAAACAATTCTCTATCCTATATGGTCTTCTAACTGATCATATCTCCGAAAATGTTGACTACAAG GTGATTGTATTCTGTACAACAGCAAAAGTAACAAGCCTTGTTGCTGAGCTTTTGTCTGAGCTGAAGTTGAATGTACGTGAGATCCATTCCAGGAAACCTCAAAGTTACAGAACCAGGATATCAAAAGAATTTAAGGAGTCAAAAGGTCTCATTCTTGTTAGCTCTGATGTATCTGCCCGGGGTGTTGATTATCCCAATGTCACACTAGTTGTGCAG TTGGGGGTGCCAACAGACAGAGAGCAATATATTCATCGACTTGGTAGAACTGGTCGCAAAGGTAATGAGGGGGCAGGAGTCTTATTATTGGCACCATGGGAGGAATATTTCTTGAGAAGTATCAAGGACTTGCCTATTACAGAGGCAACACAACCATTAATTGATCTGGACACTAAGAAAAAG GGATGCATGTTTAGTTTCCTGAGATATATGATGTTCAATGCAGTTCAg GTTGATAAGGCTCTTGCACACGTGGAGGTTAAGGACAAGGAATCTGCTTACCAGGCATGGCTTGGTTACTACAATTCAAATAAGTTCATTGGACGTGACAAATACCAGCTCGTATCACTCGCCAATGAGTTCAGTAGAAGTATGGGTCTCAACAACCCTCCTGCAGTGCCTAAGCTTGTTCTCAGGAAGATGGGTCTGAACAACATTCCAGGTCTGCGAGCAAAATAG
- the LOC120670083 gene encoding DEAD-box ATP-dependent RNA helicase 31-like isoform X2, protein MRRHHHLLALLRRAAASASTACQRADPLLHLNHAPPRNGAAGLFSPRLLSSRGRSVAGAAKSLVEDEADLSDWISDLKTDSCHLGLSSGDEGDAPSTRRSPAGASRGGRGGRDSRGSFSRSRFGGGEFGGDRRGGFERRGRVMSSDLDDDEDDSGFGSSRGRRGRGGRSSGLAMRGGRGNGFDDEAGFRSPRGQRGRGGRGSGVVRRGGRYSDLDDGDAAAGFGPSKGRHGRGGRMSGFSQRRGRGSDDSEEDDDDDAIGFGRSDRMQHRGGRKGGRAESVGPHQGRNRSDLGVSRRGGRYSDLDDNDYDHDIGFGSSRGRHGRGGRMSGMSQRRGRESDLDDDNDDDDVVGFGDSGAREVKKFDFGLSEDDDEVGEVDEDDDPSGLEDDLIDDEGSKESGSFKLDKEEAVKHKSIAGTSTRGGDSYLSQKRFDECPLSPLTLRGVKAAGYDRMTAVQEATLPIILQGKDVLAKARTGTGKTVAFLLPAIEVVSKLPPVDRDQKRPPISVVVVCPTRELADQAAAEANKLLKFHPSIGVQLVIGGTRMALEQKRMHTNPCQILVATPGRLRDHMENTPGFATRLMGVKVLILDEADRLLDMGFRSDIEKIVAALPKQRQTLLFSATVPDEVRQVCHIAMKRDLEFVNTVPEGSEETHSQVKQMHLIAPLDKQFSILYGLLTDHISENVDYKVIVFCTTAKVTSLVAELLSELKLNVREIHSRKPQSYRTRISKEFKESKGLILVSSDVSARGVDYPNVTLVVQLGVPTDREQYIHRLGRTGRKGNEGAGVLLLAPWEEYFLRSIKDLPITEATQPLIDLDTKKKVDKALAHVEVKDKESAYQAWLGYYNSNKFIGRDKYQLVSLANEFSRSMGLNNPPAVPKLVLRKMGLNNIPGLRAK, encoded by the exons atgcggcgccaccaccacctcctcgccctcctccgccgcgccgccgcttccgcctCCACCGCATGCCAGCGCGCGgaccccctcctccacctcaaCCACGCCCCACCCCGAAATGGCGCCGCCGGGCTCTTCTCCCCGCGCCTCTTATCCTCCCGCGGCCGCTCCGTGGCCGGCGCCGCTAAGAGCCTGGTGGAGGACGAGGCGGACCTCAGCGACTGGATTAGCGACCTCAAGACCGATTCGTGCCACCTCGGGCTCAGCAGCGGCGACGAAGGCGACGCTCCATCCACCCGCAGGtcccccgccggcgcctccaGGGGCGGGCGGGGTGGGCGGGACTCGAGGGGTTCGTTCTCGAGGTCGAGGTTTGGCGGCGGTGAGTTCGGTGGCGATAGGCGCGGCGGCTTCGAGCGGAGGGGGAGGGTAATGAGTAGTGACctggatgatgatgaggatgattCCGGGTTTGGTTCCTCAAGGGGAAGGCGGGGGCGGGGTGGGAGGTCGTCCGGGCTTGCgatgagaggagggaggggaaatGGGTTTGATGACGAGGCTGGGTTTAGGTCTCCTAGGGGGCAACGAGGTCGTGGTGGGAGAGGGTCAGGTGTGGTGCGGAGGGGCGGGAGGTACAGTGATTTGGATGAtggtgatgctgctgctggatttGGGCCTTCCAAGGGAAGACATGGTCGTGGTGGAAGGATGTCTGGTTTCTCgcagagaagaggaagaggcagtgATGACAGTgaggaggatgatgatgatgatgccatTGGGTTTGGGCGTTCCGACAGAATGCAGCATCGAGGTGGCAGGAAAGGGGGAAGGGCAGAGAGTGTTGGACCACATCAAGGCCGGAACAGGAGTGATTTGGGTGTGTCGCGGAGGGGTGGGAGGTATAGTGATTTGGATGATAATGACTATGATCATGACATTGGATTTGGATCCTCGAGAGGAAGACATGGTCGTGGTGGAAGGATGTCTGGTATGTCGCAGAGAAGAGGGAGGGAAAGTGATTTGGATGACGACAATGACGATGATGATGTGGTTGGCTTTGGTGATTCTGGTGCTAGGGAAGTGAAAAAGTTTGATTTTGGCTTGTCagaggatgatgatgaggtGGGGGAAGTTGATGAGGATGATGACCCATCAGGTTTAGAAGATGATCTTATTGATGATGAGGGCAGTAAGGAGTCTGGATCTTTTAAATTAGACAAAGAAGAGGCAGTTAAACATAAGAGTATAGCGGGCACAAGTACTAGAGGCGGTGATTCTTATCTGAGCCAGAAAAG GTTTGATGAATGCCCACTATCTCCCTTGACACTAAGAGGTGTTAAGGCTGCTGGATATGACAGAATGACTGCTGTACAGGAGGCTACTCTTCCCATCATACTTCAAG GGAAGGATGTATTAGCCAAAGCAAGGACTGGAACTGGAAAAACTGTAGCTTTCTTG CTTCCGGCCATTGAAGTTGTCTCAAAATTACCACCTGTCGATCGTGATCAAAAGAGGCCTCCCATCAGTGTTGTTGTAGTGTGCCCTACACGTGAGCTTGCTGATCAGGCTGCTGCAGAAGCTAACAAGCTTCTTAAATTCCATCCATCAATTGGAGTGCAGCTTGTAATAGGTGGCACTAGAATGGCTCTTGAACAGAAGCGCATGCATACTAACCCTTGCCAG ATTCTAGTAGCTACTCCAGGAAGGCTTAGGGATCATATGGAGAACACACCAGGGTTTGCTACAAGGTTAATGGGAGTCAAAGTTctaattcttgatgaagctgaTCGCTTGTTAGATATGGGATTCCGATCTGATATTGAGAAAATAGTGGCTGCACTCCCAAAACAACGTCAAACACTCCTATTTTCTGCGACAGTTCCGGATGAG GTTCGTCAAGTATGTCACATTGCCATGAAAAGGGATCTTGAATTTGTCAACACAGTTCCAGAAGGAAGTGAAGAAACACATTCTCAG GTGAAACAAATGCATTTAATTGCACCACTAGACAAACAATTCTCTATCCTATATGGTCTTCTAACTGATCATATCTCCGAAAATGTTGACTACAAG GTGATTGTATTCTGTACAACAGCAAAAGTAACAAGCCTTGTTGCTGAGCTTTTGTCTGAGCTGAAGTTGAATGTACGTGAGATCCATTCCAGGAAACCTCAAAGTTACAGAACCAGGATATCAAAAGAATTTAAGGAGTCAAAAGGTCTCATTCTTGTTAGCTCTGATGTATCTGCCCGGGGTGTTGATTATCCCAATGTCACACTAGTTGTGCAG TTGGGGGTGCCAACAGACAGAGAGCAATATATTCATCGACTTGGTAGAACTGGTCGCAAAGGTAATGAGGGGGCAGGAGTCTTATTATTGGCACCATGGGAGGAATATTTCTTGAGAAGTATCAAGGACTTGCCTATTACAGAGGCAACACAACCATTAATTGATCTGGACACTAAGAAAAAG GTTGATAAGGCTCTTGCACACGTGGAGGTTAAGGACAAGGAATCTGCTTACCAGGCATGGCTTGGTTACTACAATTCAAATAAGTTCATTGGACGTGACAAATACCAGCTCGTATCACTCGCCAATGAGTTCAGTAGAAGTATGGGTCTCAACAACCCTCCTGCAGTGCCTAAGCTTGTTCTCAGGAAGATGGGTCTGAACAACATTCCAGGTCTGCGAGCAAAATAG